Proteins from one Corynebacterium testudinoris genomic window:
- a CDS encoding MFS transporter: MSNFHHVLVNTLIANVTTSYLWFALTFWVYLETGNVGLAGVLNGLYMGLIAIGSIFFGSIVDHNRKKSVMMFAAVSTLVCFAAAALVWVVGVTPGQVDARDPALLLFAAFVLLGAVVEHMRNIALSTTVTLMVPEDERDKANGLVGAVQGAAFFATSILSGVSIGFLGMETTMWIALALTVVALIHLIPVKIPEHAIITSTSATSETPSETTVSAGIDLRGSWRIILAVPGLLALILFSSFNNLVGGVYTALMDPYGLEMFSPQMWGLVLGITSLGFIIGGAIVSRVGLGKNPVRTLLLVNVGVALLGMIFGLREWWWLYAGGIFIFMLTIPAAEAAEQTILQRVVPFRQQGRVFGLAMAVEMAANPLSTIVVAIIAQAYVIPWMAGPGANVFGWLLGEGSTRGMALMFVISGAIMLVVVLLAFASRPYRQLSDYYASTSQDLAKNEATSE; this comes from the coding sequence GTGAGTAACTTCCATCATGTCCTGGTAAACACCCTGATCGCCAACGTCACCACCAGCTACCTCTGGTTCGCACTGACGTTTTGGGTGTACCTCGAGACCGGCAACGTCGGCCTCGCGGGCGTGCTCAACGGGCTCTACATGGGACTCATCGCGATCGGTTCCATCTTCTTCGGCTCCATCGTTGACCACAATCGCAAAAAGAGCGTCATGATGTTCGCCGCCGTATCCACCCTCGTCTGCTTCGCCGCAGCCGCGTTGGTGTGGGTAGTCGGCGTCACCCCAGGCCAGGTCGACGCCCGCGATCCCGCCCTCCTCCTCTTCGCCGCCTTCGTTCTCCTCGGGGCCGTCGTCGAGCACATGCGCAACATCGCCCTCTCCACCACCGTCACCCTCATGGTCCCGGAAGACGAACGCGACAAAGCCAACGGCCTCGTCGGCGCCGTCCAGGGAGCCGCGTTCTTCGCCACCTCCATTCTCTCCGGCGTCTCCATCGGATTCCTCGGCATGGAAACCACCATGTGGATCGCCCTCGCCCTCACCGTGGTCGCGCTCATCCACCTCATCCCCGTGAAAATCCCCGAGCACGCCATCATCACCTCAACCTCGGCAACCTCCGAGACCCCGAGCGAGACTACGGTCAGCGCCGGTATTGACCTCCGCGGATCCTGGCGCATCATCCTCGCCGTCCCCGGACTCCTCGCCCTGATCCTATTCTCCAGCTTCAACAACCTCGTCGGCGGCGTCTACACCGCACTCATGGACCCCTACGGCCTGGAAATGTTCAGCCCACAAATGTGGGGCCTCGTCCTCGGCATCACCAGCCTCGGCTTCATCATCGGCGGAGCCATCGTCTCCCGAGTCGGCCTAGGCAAGAACCCAGTCCGTACCCTCCTCCTGGTCAACGTCGGCGTCGCCCTCCTGGGAATGATCTTCGGCCTGCGCGAATGGTGGTGGCTCTACGCCGGCGGCATCTTCATCTTCATGCTCACCATCCCCGCCGCCGAAGCCGCCGAACAAACCATCCTCCAGCGCGTCGTCCCCTTCCGCCAACAAGGCCGAGTCTTCGGACTGGCCATGGCCGTCGAGATGGCCGCCAACCCCTTATCGACGATCGTCGTCGCCATCATCGCGCAGGCCTACGTCATCCCCTGGATGGCCGGCCCAGGCGCAAACGTCTTTGGCTGGCTCCTCGGCGAAGGCAGCACCCGCGGAATGGCCCTCATGTTCGTCATCTCCGGCGCAATCATGCTCGTCGTCGTGCTCCTGGCCTTCGCCTCCCGCCCCTACCGACAACTCAGTGACTACTACGCCTCCACCAGCCAGGATCTGGCCAAGAATGAAGCCACCAGCGAGTAA
- the clpB gene encoding ATP-dependent chaperone ClpB, whose protein sequence is MSSFNPTTKTQEALQTALQEASANGNPDIRPAHLLSAILDQPDGIAAPVLKATGVDPETIAREARALVDSYPKAQGSNLANPNFNRDALNVLTAAQELAGELGDEYVSTEVLLAAIARGDSDAAKLLTNRGATYEAIKEAIATVRGGSKVTSQDPEGQFQALEKYSTDLTARAREGKIDPVIGRDSEIRRVVQVLSRRTKNNPVLIGEPGVGKTAIVEGLARRIVTGDVPESLKGKTLISLDLGSLVAGAKYRGEFEERLKAVLDEIKNSNGQIVTFIDELHTIVGAGASGESAMDAGNMIKPMLARGELRLVGATTLDEYRKYIEKDAALERRFQQVFVGEPSVEDTIGILRGLKERYEVHHGVRIQDSALVAAASLSDRYITNRFLPDKAIDLVDEAASRLRMEIDSSPQEIDELERVVRRLEIEEVALGKESDDASKDRLEKLRQELADERETLGELKARWMNEKGSIDKVRGAKEELEKLRQESEIAERDGDYGTVAELRYGRIPELEKEVAEAEANVADGSNNAMLSEEVTPDTIAEVVSAWTGIPAGKMLQGETEKLLAMEMVLGNRVVGQQEAVEAVSDAVRRARAGVADPNRPTGSFLFLGPTGVGKTELAKALAEFLFDDERAMVRIDMSEYGEKHAVARLVGAPPGYVGYDAGGQLTEAVRRRPYTVVLFDEVEKAHPDVFDILLQVLDEGRLTDGQGRTVDFRNTILILTSNLGAGGTREQMMEAVKRAFKPEFINRLDDVVIFESLSQEQLTHIVDIQIRQLAARLASRRLTLDVSDAAKHWLGDRGYDPAYGARPLRRLIQQAIGDKLAKELLAGDIRDGDTVHVDVADGGQHLDISSR, encoded by the coding sequence ATGAGCTCGTTTAACCCCACAACTAAGACGCAAGAGGCCCTGCAGACCGCTCTGCAAGAGGCCTCCGCTAACGGCAACCCGGATATCCGTCCGGCCCACCTGCTGTCCGCGATTCTGGACCAGCCGGATGGCATTGCCGCCCCCGTGCTCAAAGCCACGGGCGTAGACCCAGAGACGATTGCCCGGGAGGCACGTGCTCTGGTTGATTCGTATCCCAAGGCCCAGGGAAGCAACCTGGCCAACCCGAACTTCAACCGGGACGCTCTCAATGTCCTCACCGCCGCTCAGGAACTGGCCGGCGAACTCGGCGACGAGTACGTTTCCACTGAGGTGCTCCTCGCGGCCATTGCTCGCGGCGATTCTGATGCTGCCAAGCTGCTGACCAACCGCGGCGCTACTTATGAGGCCATCAAGGAGGCCATCGCCACCGTGCGTGGTGGTTCTAAGGTGACCAGCCAGGACCCGGAGGGACAGTTCCAGGCGCTGGAGAAGTACTCCACTGACCTCACTGCTCGTGCGCGCGAGGGGAAGATCGACCCGGTCATCGGCCGTGACTCGGAGATTCGCCGTGTGGTGCAGGTGTTGAGCCGTCGTACCAAGAACAACCCGGTCCTCATCGGTGAGCCCGGCGTGGGCAAGACCGCCATCGTGGAGGGACTTGCCCGCCGCATTGTCACCGGTGACGTGCCGGAGTCGCTCAAGGGCAAGACGCTCATCTCCCTTGACCTGGGGTCCCTGGTCGCTGGTGCGAAGTACCGCGGTGAGTTCGAGGAGCGCCTCAAAGCCGTCCTGGATGAGATTAAGAATTCCAACGGGCAGATCGTCACGTTCATCGATGAGTTGCACACCATCGTCGGTGCTGGTGCCAGCGGGGAATCCGCCATGGATGCCGGAAACATGATTAAGCCGATGTTGGCTCGCGGCGAGCTCCGCCTCGTTGGCGCCACGACTCTTGATGAGTACCGCAAGTACATCGAGAAGGATGCCGCCCTGGAGCGTCGTTTCCAGCAGGTCTTTGTTGGCGAGCCGTCGGTGGAGGACACCATTGGCATCCTCCGTGGTCTCAAGGAGCGCTACGAGGTTCACCACGGCGTCCGCATTCAGGATTCCGCCCTGGTTGCCGCAGCTTCCCTCTCGGATCGCTACATCACCAACCGCTTCCTGCCGGACAAGGCCATTGACCTGGTCGATGAGGCTGCCTCGCGCCTGCGCATGGAGATTGATTCCTCGCCGCAGGAAATCGACGAGCTTGAGCGCGTTGTTCGCCGCCTCGAGATCGAGGAAGTGGCCTTGGGCAAGGAGTCCGATGATGCGTCCAAGGATCGCCTGGAAAAGCTCCGTCAAGAGCTTGCCGACGAACGCGAGACTCTCGGCGAGCTCAAAGCTCGCTGGATGAATGAAAAAGGTTCCATCGACAAGGTTCGCGGTGCCAAGGAGGAACTGGAAAAGTTGCGCCAGGAGTCCGAGATCGCCGAGCGTGATGGTGACTACGGCACCGTCGCGGAGCTGCGCTACGGGCGTATCCCCGAGTTGGAGAAGGAAGTAGCTGAGGCCGAGGCCAACGTCGCCGACGGTTCCAACAACGCCATGCTCTCAGAGGAGGTCACGCCCGACACCATCGCCGAGGTTGTGTCCGCCTGGACGGGTATCCCCGCCGGCAAGATGCTCCAGGGTGAGACCGAGAAGCTCCTCGCTATGGAGATGGTCCTGGGCAACCGCGTTGTCGGTCAGCAGGAGGCAGTGGAGGCTGTTTCCGATGCGGTCCGTCGCGCCCGCGCCGGTGTCGCCGATCCGAATCGTCCGACCGGTTCCTTCCTCTTCCTCGGCCCGACGGGTGTGGGTAAGACGGAGCTGGCTAAGGCGCTCGCGGAGTTCCTTTTCGACGACGAGCGGGCCATGGTCCGCATCGACATGTCCGAGTACGGCGAGAAGCACGCCGTCGCCCGCCTCGTCGGTGCGCCTCCCGGATACGTCGGTTACGATGCCGGCGGACAGCTCACCGAGGCCGTCCGACGCCGCCCCTACACCGTCGTGCTTTTCGACGAAGTGGAGAAAGCGCACCCTGACGTCTTCGACATCTTGCTGCAGGTGCTCGACGAGGGCCGTCTCACCGACGGCCAAGGCCGCACGGTGGACTTCCGCAACACGATCCTCATCCTCACCTCCAACCTGGGCGCAGGTGGAACCCGTGAGCAGATGATGGAAGCCGTGAAGCGTGCCTTCAAGCCGGAGTTCATCAACCGCCTCGACGATGTTGTCATCTTCGAGTCCCTGTCCCAAGAGCAGCTGACCCACATCGTGGACATCCAGATCCGTCAGCTGGCCGCTCGTCTGGCCAGCCGCCGCCTGACCCTCGATGTGTCCGACGCTGCCAAGCACTGGCTCGGCGACCGCGGTTACGACCCGGCCTACGGTGCTCGTCCATTGCGCCGCCTCATCCAGCAGGCAATTGGTGACAAGCTGGCCAAGGAACTGCTGGCCGGAGACATCCGCGACGGCGACACCGTCCACGTGGATGTGGCCGACGGTGGACAACACCTCGACATCTCCAGCCGTTAG
- a CDS encoding sodium/glutamate symporter has translation MEYTPYSLLVDVGWISLLMIVGNVLRRKIGLFQRLLMPASITAGLLGLVLGPQVLGWIGFSSQIGTYTSILIAFVFASMAYSMDLTGSVRSGAKNMWSFSTGMFMGQWGLFILLGVYLFQPVFDTADWFGMMLPVGFVGGFGTAAAVGSSLEEAGAVAASSLGFMSATVGTLSAIVGGLIFANWGIRTGRASTMPKKLPWDLRSGYIDDVKARPSIGKATTNPSAIEPLALHLGFILLTVLIAYLVNGGITSVFPNVSIPLFAMSFVIGLMGRAFLGAVGKKDYLDKETVSSMSGAATDYLIAFGVASIVPAAIADYWVPLLILFLLGIAYCAFLFFVLSPEFFGEHWLERGIFSWGWATAAVATGIALLKIVDPKLKSGTLNEYGVAYVGFAPFEIGMTILAPIAVLAGLTAGFGWASLLVALVVLLVPIIRKQTPGRQRKAEAKAAAGAD, from the coding sequence GTGGAATATACCCCCTATAGCCTGCTAGTTGACGTGGGCTGGATCTCCCTACTGATGATTGTGGGCAACGTTTTACGCCGAAAGATTGGCCTGTTCCAACGCTTGCTCATGCCCGCCTCCATTACCGCCGGACTCCTCGGGCTGGTCCTCGGTCCGCAGGTGCTGGGCTGGATTGGCTTTTCCTCGCAGATCGGCACCTATACCTCCATCCTCATCGCGTTTGTCTTCGCGTCGATGGCCTATTCCATGGACCTGACCGGCTCCGTGCGCAGCGGCGCGAAGAACATGTGGTCCTTCTCCACGGGCATGTTCATGGGTCAGTGGGGTCTGTTTATTCTCCTGGGCGTTTACCTTTTCCAACCTGTCTTTGACACCGCGGACTGGTTCGGCATGATGCTGCCCGTCGGTTTCGTCGGCGGATTTGGTACGGCCGCGGCGGTCGGTTCCTCGCTGGAGGAGGCCGGGGCGGTGGCGGCTAGCTCGCTGGGCTTCATGTCGGCCACGGTGGGTACGCTCTCTGCGATTGTTGGCGGCCTCATCTTTGCTAACTGGGGTATCCGCACCGGGCGCGCGTCGACGATGCCGAAGAAGCTGCCCTGGGACCTGCGTTCTGGATATATCGATGATGTCAAGGCTCGGCCGTCGATTGGCAAGGCTACGACGAACCCGTCCGCCATCGAGCCGTTGGCCCTGCACTTGGGCTTTATCCTGCTGACCGTTCTCATTGCTTACTTGGTCAATGGTGGTATTACCAGCGTTTTCCCGAACGTCTCCATTCCGTTGTTCGCCATGTCTTTTGTCATCGGCCTCATGGGCCGCGCCTTCCTGGGTGCGGTGGGCAAGAAGGACTACTTGGATAAGGAAACGGTCAGCTCCATGTCGGGCGCGGCCACCGATTACCTCATCGCCTTCGGTGTCGCCTCCATTGTTCCCGCCGCGATCGCTGATTATTGGGTTCCGCTCCTCATTCTCTTCCTCCTGGGCATCGCCTACTGTGCCTTCCTCTTCTTCGTGCTGTCGCCGGAGTTCTTTGGGGAGCATTGGCTGGAGCGCGGCATTTTCTCTTGGGGATGGGCCACCGCGGCCGTCGCTACGGGTATTGCCTTGCTCAAGATCGTTGATCCGAAGCTGAAGTCCGGCACCCTCAACGAGTACGGTGTGGCCTACGTCGGGTTCGCTCCCTTTGAAATCGGCATGACCATTCTTGCGCCGATCGCGGTGTTGGCGGGCCTGACTGCCGGGTTTGGCTGGGCATCGTTGCTGGTTGCGCTCGTGGTGTTGCTCGTTCCGATCATCCGTAAGCAAACGCCGGGCAGGCAACGGAAGGCCGAGGCGAAGGCTGCTGCTGGGGCGGACTGA
- a CDS encoding zinc-dependent alcohol dehydrogenase: MTEQTFRAAVVDDFGPELAFHDLEMPKPGRHQALVKLHASGICHTDLHAAEGDWPVKPEPPFVPGHEGVGEVVELGEGEHPVKVGDMVGNVWLWSACGHCEFCRTGWETLCNEAEYGGYTVNGSFGTYMLVDTRYCAIIPEGSDPVEVAPILCAGVTVYKGLKMTETKPGQFVVISGVGGLGHIAVQYAVAMGMRVIAVDIADDKLELAKRHGAEFTVNVKHADPADAVQEYTDGGAQGVLVTAVHPQAFGQAIGMARKGGTIVFNGLPPGDFPAPIFEIVFKALTIRGSLVGTRQDLAEALDFYARGYIKPTVHECKLEDVNSVFEDLRHGKVDGRMSIRY; the protein is encoded by the coding sequence ATGACTGAACAGACCTTCCGCGCCGCCGTCGTCGATGACTTCGGCCCCGAACTCGCCTTCCACGACCTGGAAATGCCCAAGCCGGGACGCCACCAGGCGCTCGTGAAACTCCACGCCTCCGGCATCTGTCACACCGACCTCCACGCCGCCGAGGGCGACTGGCCCGTGAAGCCGGAGCCGCCCTTCGTGCCCGGGCATGAAGGCGTCGGCGAGGTCGTCGAACTCGGTGAGGGTGAGCACCCCGTCAAGGTCGGCGACATGGTCGGCAACGTCTGGCTCTGGTCCGCCTGCGGCCACTGTGAGTTCTGCCGCACCGGCTGGGAAACCCTCTGCAACGAGGCGGAATACGGCGGCTACACAGTCAACGGCTCCTTCGGTACCTACATGCTCGTGGACACCCGCTACTGCGCAATCATCCCCGAGGGCTCTGACCCGGTGGAGGTTGCTCCGATCCTCTGTGCTGGCGTCACCGTGTACAAGGGCCTGAAGATGACGGAGACCAAGCCCGGCCAGTTCGTCGTTATTTCCGGCGTGGGTGGTCTGGGACACATCGCCGTCCAGTACGCCGTGGCCATGGGTATGCGCGTCATTGCTGTCGATATCGCCGACGATAAGCTCGAACTGGCCAAGCGTCATGGCGCGGAGTTCACCGTCAACGTCAAGCACGCCGACCCGGCCGACGCCGTCCAGGAATACACCGACGGCGGCGCCCAGGGCGTCCTCGTCACTGCGGTTCACCCGCAGGCGTTCGGCCAGGCCATCGGAATGGCCCGCAAGGGTGGCACCATCGTCTTCAACGGTCTGCCCCCGGGGGATTTCCCCGCCCCCATCTTCGAGATCGTGTTCAAGGCCCTTACGATCCGTGGCTCCCTCGTTGGAACCCGCCAGGATCTGGCCGAAGCCCTGGACTTCTACGCCCGCGGCTACATCAAGCCCACCGTCCACGAGTGCAAGCTGGAAGACGTCAACAGCGTTTTCGAGGACCTGCGCCACGGCAAGGTCGACGGACGCATGTCCATTCGCTACTAG
- a CDS encoding NAD(P)-binding domain-containing protein, whose amino-acid sequence MFPKDLLHRHFPATVVGAGQAGLAAAHELQRRGLRPGSDFIVLDGNDGPGGAWRHRWDSLTFGKAHGIADLPGLPMERPDPQKPASRLVADYYGAYEDAFELAVVRPAPVHSVTAESTNSPLEVHLAEGSFTTDILLNATGTWDSPYIPAIPGIASFEGRQLHTRNFRAKEDFTGQRVLVVGGGLSAVQFLLELADVATTTWATRRPPNFTTREFDAGWGLAVENAVRERTFAGHAPASVVRTTGIPQIPDYLDGVAAGTLVSRGMFDRITPTGVMFGPVENGEAEGLGPSQSTELAVPESWDPFPAGTELAVDTIFWNTGFRPALRHLAPLKLRERSGGIFLKDEVTPARDPRVLLVGYGSNASTVGATRAGRLAGRRAAHHLTQLV is encoded by the coding sequence ATGTTCCCCAAGGACCTGCTCCATCGCCACTTCCCCGCCACCGTCGTGGGCGCGGGACAAGCAGGCCTGGCAGCTGCCCACGAACTGCAGCGCCGCGGCCTGCGACCAGGGTCCGACTTCATCGTGCTCGACGGCAACGACGGCCCCGGCGGCGCCTGGCGTCACCGATGGGATTCCCTCACCTTCGGCAAAGCACACGGAATCGCCGACCTCCCCGGCCTGCCCATGGAACGCCCCGATCCCCAGAAGCCCGCATCCCGCCTCGTCGCCGACTACTACGGCGCCTACGAAGATGCCTTCGAGCTGGCCGTCGTGCGCCCCGCACCCGTCCACTCAGTCACCGCCGAATCCACCAACAGCCCATTGGAAGTCCACCTCGCCGAAGGGAGCTTCACTACCGACATCCTGCTCAACGCCACCGGCACCTGGGACAGCCCCTACATCCCCGCCATCCCCGGAATCGCCTCCTTCGAAGGGCGTCAGCTCCACACGCGCAACTTCCGAGCGAAGGAAGACTTCACAGGTCAGCGCGTCCTCGTCGTCGGCGGAGGTCTCTCCGCCGTGCAGTTTCTCCTCGAGCTTGCCGACGTCGCCACAACCACCTGGGCGACCCGTCGCCCACCGAACTTCACCACCAGGGAGTTCGACGCAGGCTGGGGCCTCGCCGTAGAAAATGCGGTGCGCGAACGCACCTTCGCCGGGCATGCGCCCGCCTCAGTGGTCCGCACCACCGGCATCCCACAGATCCCCGACTACCTCGACGGCGTCGCCGCCGGGACGTTGGTCTCCCGCGGGATGTTTGACCGCATCACCCCGACAGGGGTGATGTTCGGTCCGGTGGAAAATGGCGAGGCTGAGGGGCTCGGGCCGTCGCAAAGCACGGAATTGGCGGTACCCGAATCGTGGGACCCCTTCCCCGCGGGCACCGAGCTGGCGGTGGACACCATCTTCTGGAACACCGGTTTCCGCCCTGCACTGCGGCATCTCGCCCCACTGAAACTGCGGGAACGAAGCGGAGGAATCTTCCTAAAAGACGAGGTCACCCCCGCGCGCGACCCTCGAGTGCTGCTCGTCGGATACGGCTCCAACGCCTCGACCGTCGGCGCAACCCGCGCCGGCAGACTCGCCGGCCGCCGAGCCGCCCACCATCTCACCCAACTAGTTTAA